A window of the Schlesneria paludicola DSM 18645 genome harbors these coding sequences:
- a CDS encoding TolB family protein: MNWLGRMQFLIVIILSSFAITARADECLIYSFRIDGTGLRIEVPQESCPEFVAFGSPDFSPDGRKLMFDATPTLGLFRNARVLVMHVMGATKGQIEDLDCGNCPAWSPDGKRIAFEVCVMNPKNFERGVWMMNADGSDAVRLGDGEYPRWHPSGESVICAFTGGPVSHLQVGIETKTTTPFLDEYSHRVPIRWSPDGKKVLAVIQVGEEIQLVTMAPDGARDSLVKLADGPMEFPIFSPDGQSVAYAVRRNNEGNDIYIVAVDGKSKPQKVDVAPGVNKEDLCWSKDGTRILFSARTKSLLTEEQ, from the coding sequence ATGAATTGGCTCGGGCGCATGCAGTTCCTGATTGTGATCATCTTGTCGAGCTTCGCCATCACTGCGCGTGCCGATGAATGCTTGATCTATTCCTTCCGCATTGATGGGACCGGGCTGCGGATTGAAGTGCCTCAGGAATCCTGTCCTGAGTTTGTGGCCTTTGGTTCGCCGGATTTCTCGCCGGATGGCCGAAAGCTGATGTTTGATGCCACGCCCACACTCGGGCTCTTCCGCAATGCGCGGGTGCTCGTGATGCATGTGATGGGGGCGACGAAAGGTCAGATTGAAGACTTGGATTGTGGAAACTGTCCGGCCTGGTCGCCCGATGGGAAACGAATCGCGTTTGAAGTCTGTGTGATGAACCCCAAAAACTTTGAACGAGGTGTCTGGATGATGAACGCGGACGGCAGCGATGCCGTTCGACTCGGCGATGGCGAGTACCCTCGGTGGCATCCGAGCGGTGAGTCTGTCATCTGCGCGTTCACGGGGGGGCCGGTCTCGCATCTGCAAGTCGGAATCGAGACCAAGACAACGACTCCCTTCTTGGACGAATACAGTCACCGTGTACCGATTCGCTGGTCGCCGGACGGAAAAAAGGTGCTCGCGGTGATTCAAGTCGGCGAAGAGATCCAGCTTGTCACCATGGCACCCGACGGGGCGAGAGACTCATTGGTGAAATTGGCCGATGGCCCCATGGAATTCCCGATCTTCTCGCCCGATGGGCAATCCGTGGCCTATGCGGTTCGACGCAACAACGAGGGGAACGACATATACATCGTCGCCGTCGATGGCAAATCCAAGCCCCAGAAAGTGGATGTCGCCCCTGGGGTCAACAAGGAGGATCTCTGCTGGTCCAAAGATGGAACGCGAATTCTCTTCAGTGCTCGCACCAAGTCGCTGTTGACGGAAGAGCAGTGA
- a CDS encoding type I restriction endonuclease subunit R: protein MSLFESHVEEASLSWFGELGYSIGHGPDMAPDQASAERASFGDVVLVGRLRDAIDRLNPSIPPEAREEALQSVLHPDAAIASRINRAFHETLRDGVEVEYKRPDGSVAGDHVRLVDFGDVTKNDWLAVNQFTVIESHHNRRPDIVVFVNGLPLAILELKNAADEEATIWTAYSQLQTYKAEIPSLLNFNELLVVSDGLQARIGSLTANQEWFKVWRTIDGESDAPKATLELEVLIRGVFERQRFLDMLQHFIVFEEDPDSGSLNKIVAGYHQFHAVNAALEETVRASGMGKSARQAGGKPGDRRAGVVWHTQGSGKSYSMLFYAARVVRHPPMENPTLVVLTDRNDLDEQLFGQFQRCHEILGQTPVQAANREHLRQLLSVASGGVVFTTIQKFLPEKDERMPMLSDRQNIVVIADEAHRSQYDVIDGLARNLRDAVPNASFIGFTGTPIEKKDANTRAVFGNYISIYDIQQAVADKATVPIYYESRIAKLSLNEAQLPRIDAEFDEITEGEEESNRDKLKSKWAAIEALVGSPNRIALVAKDLVAHFEKRVEAMDGKAMVVCMSRRICIELHNAILALRPGWASAKDDDKEVENRQDCVVKVIMTGGADDGPNWQPHIRNKEKRKKLATRFKDTKDPFRIVIVRDMWLTGFDAPCLHTMYADKPMQGHGLMQAIARVNRVFRDKPGGLVVDYLGLADQLKQALATYTESGGKGDPTYDTQRAIEAMLEKYGIATAMLHGVNWDKWTTGTAPERLSLIPAGQEVILGQKDGKKRFVQVVTELSQAFALCAASDEAIELRDDVSYFQAIQAALNKQSTGSRKTPEQLDAAVRQLVSKAITTDGQVIDVFTAAGLPKPDISILSDQFLAEVRGLKHKNVAAELLEKLLKGEIKIRAKRSLVQSQLFSEKLKKTLNAYHNRAIATQEVIDELIKLAKEMEAAGKRGEDLGLTDDEIAFYDALATNESAVQAMGDDKLKVIAAELITQVRKSVTIDWTLREGARAKIRVMVKRILNKYGYPPDLQEEAVKIVLMQAELLCADWAEV from the coding sequence ATGTCACTGTTCGAATCTCACGTCGAAGAAGCATCGCTGAGTTGGTTTGGCGAACTTGGCTATTCCATCGGCCACGGCCCTGACATGGCCCCCGACCAAGCGAGCGCCGAGCGTGCATCCTTCGGAGACGTGGTTCTCGTCGGACGCCTTCGTGATGCAATCGATCGGCTCAATCCAAGCATCCCTCCCGAAGCGCGAGAGGAAGCACTTCAATCCGTCCTTCATCCTGACGCGGCAATCGCTTCGCGAATCAATCGCGCCTTCCACGAGACGCTACGCGATGGAGTCGAGGTCGAATACAAGCGGCCGGATGGCTCCGTCGCGGGCGATCACGTGCGCCTCGTGGACTTTGGCGATGTCACCAAAAACGACTGGCTCGCGGTCAATCAGTTCACCGTGATTGAAAGCCATCACAATCGTCGACCTGACATCGTCGTTTTCGTGAACGGCTTGCCACTGGCAATACTGGAACTGAAGAACGCGGCGGATGAGGAAGCGACGATCTGGACGGCCTACTCGCAGTTGCAGACGTACAAAGCCGAGATCCCCTCGCTGTTGAACTTCAATGAACTGCTCGTGGTCAGCGATGGATTGCAGGCTCGCATCGGATCGCTCACTGCCAACCAGGAATGGTTCAAGGTCTGGAGAACGATTGACGGTGAATCAGACGCGCCGAAAGCGACGCTCGAACTGGAGGTCCTGATTCGCGGAGTGTTCGAGCGTCAGCGATTTCTCGACATGCTCCAACACTTCATCGTGTTTGAGGAAGATCCTGACAGCGGTTCACTGAACAAGATCGTCGCTGGCTACCACCAGTTCCACGCAGTGAACGCGGCACTCGAAGAAACTGTTCGCGCCAGCGGAATGGGGAAATCAGCTCGCCAGGCAGGGGGCAAGCCAGGCGATCGTCGCGCGGGTGTTGTTTGGCACACGCAGGGGAGTGGCAAGAGCTATTCCATGCTCTTCTATGCCGCTCGCGTGGTTCGTCATCCGCCGATGGAGAATCCGACGCTCGTCGTGCTGACTGACAGAAACGACCTCGACGAGCAATTGTTCGGTCAGTTCCAACGTTGTCACGAAATCCTCGGCCAGACACCGGTTCAGGCTGCGAACCGCGAACATCTGCGTCAACTCCTTTCCGTGGCAAGCGGCGGCGTGGTCTTCACGACGATCCAGAAGTTCCTGCCCGAAAAAGATGAGCGGATGCCGATGCTCAGCGATCGGCAAAATATCGTCGTCATCGCGGATGAAGCGCACCGAAGCCAGTATGACGTGATCGACGGGCTGGCCAGGAATCTGCGTGATGCGGTGCCGAACGCGTCATTTATCGGCTTCACTGGCACGCCGATCGAAAAAAAGGACGCTAACACGCGTGCGGTCTTCGGAAACTACATCTCGATCTATGACATCCAGCAAGCCGTTGCGGACAAGGCCACCGTGCCGATTTACTATGAAAGCCGGATCGCGAAACTTTCGCTGAATGAGGCTCAACTCCCGAGGATCGACGCGGAGTTCGACGAGATTACCGAAGGCGAAGAGGAGTCGAATCGCGACAAGCTCAAATCGAAGTGGGCCGCAATTGAAGCCCTGGTCGGAAGCCCCAACCGTATCGCACTTGTCGCGAAGGATCTCGTCGCACACTTCGAGAAGCGAGTCGAAGCGATGGACGGTAAGGCGATGGTCGTCTGCATGAGTCGCCGAATCTGCATCGAACTACATAACGCCATCCTCGCGCTCCGCCCTGGCTGGGCCAGCGCCAAGGACGACGACAAAGAAGTCGAGAACCGCCAGGACTGCGTCGTTAAAGTCATCATGACCGGCGGTGCCGACGATGGCCCCAACTGGCAACCGCACATCCGCAACAAGGAAAAACGTAAAAAGCTGGCGACCCGCTTTAAGGATACAAAGGATCCGTTCCGCATCGTGATCGTGCGCGATATGTGGTTGACGGGTTTCGACGCGCCGTGTCTGCATACGATGTACGCCGACAAACCGATGCAGGGCCACGGGCTGATGCAGGCGATCGCACGCGTAAACCGAGTCTTTCGCGACAAGCCTGGCGGGCTGGTGGTCGATTACCTCGGTCTCGCCGACCAGTTGAAGCAAGCCCTCGCAACGTACACCGAAAGCGGCGGGAAGGGCGATCCAACTTACGACACGCAGCGAGCCATTGAAGCGATGCTCGAAAAGTACGGCATCGCCACGGCCATGCTCCACGGCGTCAATTGGGACAAGTGGACCACCGGCACTGCTCCGGAACGGCTTTCGCTGATTCCCGCCGGGCAGGAAGTCATTCTCGGTCAGAAGGACGGTAAAAAGCGATTCGTTCAGGTCGTCACGGAACTGTCGCAGGCGTTCGCTTTGTGCGCCGCCAGTGATGAAGCGATTGAACTTCGCGACGACGTTTCGTACTTCCAGGCGATTCAGGCCGCACTCAATAAGCAAAGTACTGGAAGTCGAAAAACTCCCGAGCAACTGGACGCCGCCGTGCGCCAGCTCGTGTCTAAGGCGATCACAACCGATGGCCAGGTAATCGACGTCTTCACGGCCGCCGGTCTCCCGAAGCCCGATATCAGTATCCTTTCCGACCAGTTCCTCGCGGAGGTTCGGGGCCTGAAGCACAAGAACGTCGCCGCCGAGCTTCTCGAAAAACTCTTGAAAGGCGAAATCAAGATACGTGCGAAGCGGAGTCTCGTTCAGTCCCAGTTATTCAGCGAGAAACTGAAGAAAACGCTCAACGCGTACCACAATCGGGCGATCGCGACGCAGGAAGTCATCGACGAACTGATCAAGCTTGCCAAGGAGATGGAAGCCGCCGGAAAACGCGGTGAAGACCTCGGTCTGACCGACGACGAGATCGCATTCTATGACGCGCTGGCGACGAACGAATCCGCCGTTCAAGCGATGGGCGACGATAAGCTCAAAGTGATCGCCGCCGAGCTCATCACGCAAGTTCGCAAAAGCGTCACGATCGACTGGACCCTCCGCGAAGGCGCGAGGGCCAAAATCCGTGTCATGGTCAAACGCATTCTCAACAAGTACGGCTATCCGCCGGACCTCCAAGAAGAAGCTGTCAAAATTGTGCTGATGCAGGCTGAGCTACTTTGCGCCGACTGGGCTGAAGTTTGA
- a CDS encoding DUF1501 domain-containing protein, whose protein sequence is MLSFLDRQTRLCDGIPRREWLRVGGLGVLGLSLTDLLAPRPLQAVPHVNDLTKGLSGTMFGRAKNVIFLWLQGGPPQHETFDPKPDAPREIRGPFSPIQTNIPGIQFSELLPRTAQRADKLAVIRSLSTDDNNHDVSGYWVLTGYPYGPGSARQIKPTDWPYLGSVVKMLKPSERLPALSSVWLPDMMRLNDNVTPAGQTGGFLGSMWDPERFVGDPASDQYRVEGLSLPVDLPPPRMTSRAELLGQLNRRIHEIERQSNQGNWDKLSTFAMELVTSGKAKAAFDLSQEPQALRDRYGRNTWGQSCLLARRLVEAGVRLVHVNWLREPGDSAVDNPMWDTHALNAERLQDFLCPVFDVSFAALLDDLDSRGLLSETLVVAVGEFGRTPKINRVGGRDHWGPVFSCALAGAGISGGQVFGASDRNGAYPIADAIRPHDLTATIYHLLGIPHDSVFHDLTNRPHPLTKGEPLYRLLGTEPATSLRCAATGDEALVPPLDSSPIVDTDFASGKLIPVTPVSQAKGWRAVPLAENGMQVRTEPVTATGGVNAGVRMSVLNAAGIVPVAVPANSKMVLSQEIRNARGGHYLFKAFVDGDGSSPDVFDRWFHKVLSCRLVLFRFSNQDKTPLEIQELASESFRPTFGVSNEPTVVSVAKFLGSTVPGANFSIGNGLGIAVVVESQRAQDVLPGEVASLCLVRVELEFQARLRDDNVTV, encoded by the coding sequence ATGCTCTCGTTTCTCGATCGACAGACTCGGTTATGTGACGGGATTCCTCGTCGTGAGTGGTTGCGCGTGGGTGGGTTGGGGGTGCTCGGTCTCTCGTTGACCGACCTGTTGGCGCCGCGTCCTTTGCAGGCGGTACCGCACGTCAATGATTTGACGAAGGGGCTGTCGGGGACGATGTTCGGCCGGGCCAAGAATGTCATTTTTCTCTGGCTTCAGGGTGGTCCGCCCCAGCACGAAACGTTTGATCCCAAGCCCGATGCGCCTCGGGAGATTCGGGGGCCGTTCAGTCCGATTCAGACCAACATCCCCGGAATCCAGTTTAGTGAACTGCTGCCGCGAACCGCGCAGCGCGCCGACAAGCTGGCGGTAATTCGTTCGCTCTCGACCGACGATAACAACCACGACGTGAGCGGTTACTGGGTTCTGACGGGGTATCCCTATGGGCCCGGCAGTGCGCGGCAGATTAAGCCGACCGATTGGCCCTATCTGGGGTCGGTCGTCAAGATGCTGAAGCCGAGTGAACGACTGCCGGCGCTGTCGAGTGTGTGGCTGCCCGACATGATGCGGTTGAACGACAACGTGACGCCGGCCGGGCAAACGGGCGGATTTTTGGGATCCATGTGGGACCCTGAGCGATTTGTCGGCGACCCCGCGTCCGATCAGTATCGCGTGGAGGGGCTTAGTCTGCCCGTGGATCTGCCACCGCCGCGGATGACAAGTCGTGCGGAACTCTTGGGGCAACTGAATCGTCGCATTCACGAGATCGAGCGGCAGTCGAATCAGGGGAATTGGGACAAGCTGTCGACGTTCGCCATGGAACTGGTTACCTCGGGCAAAGCGAAAGCCGCGTTCGATCTGTCACAAGAGCCGCAGGCATTGCGGGATCGGTATGGCCGGAATACCTGGGGGCAGAGTTGTCTGTTGGCGCGGCGACTGGTCGAGGCGGGGGTACGGTTGGTTCATGTCAACTGGTTGCGTGAGCCGGGTGATTCGGCCGTCGATAATCCGATGTGGGATACGCACGCGTTGAACGCAGAACGTCTGCAAGATTTTCTTTGTCCCGTGTTTGATGTTTCGTTCGCGGCGCTGCTCGATGATTTGGACTCGCGCGGGTTGCTCTCCGAGACTCTGGTTGTGGCGGTCGGTGAGTTCGGCCGGACGCCGAAGATCAATCGTGTGGGGGGCCGCGATCACTGGGGGCCCGTCTTTAGTTGTGCTCTGGCGGGCGCCGGCATCTCAGGCGGTCAAGTCTTTGGTGCCAGCGATCGCAACGGGGCGTATCCGATTGCAGACGCCATCCGGCCGCATGATCTCACGGCGACGATTTATCACCTGTTGGGGATTCCGCACGACAGTGTGTTCCACGATTTGACGAATCGACCTCATCCCCTCACGAAGGGTGAACCGCTCTATCGACTACTGGGAACAGAACCTGCGACGAGTTTGCGATGTGCGGCGACCGGCGATGAGGCGCTTGTTCCCCCGCTGGATTCCAGTCCGATCGTCGATACGGATTTTGCATCGGGCAAATTGATTCCGGTCACACCGGTCTCGCAAGCAAAAGGCTGGCGTGCCGTACCGTTGGCAGAAAACGGGATGCAAGTTCGCACCGAACCTGTGACGGCAACTGGGGGAGTCAATGCGGGAGTGCGGATGAGCGTGCTGAACGCGGCGGGAATTGTGCCCGTCGCTGTCCCGGCGAATTCGAAGATGGTGCTGTCCCAAGAAATCCGGAATGCGCGTGGCGGCCACTACCTGTTCAAGGCGTTCGTCGACGGGGACGGTTCGTCGCCAGACGTGTTTGATCGTTGGTTCCATAAAGTGTTGAGCTGTCGCCTGGTGTTGTTTCGATTCTCCAACCAGGACAAGACGCCGCTTGAGATTCAGGAACTGGCGAGCGAATCATTCCGTCCGACGTTTGGTGTTTCGAATGAGCCGACAGTGGTCTCTGTCGCGAAGTTTCTGGGCTCGACAGTGCCTGGGGCGAATTTCTCGATTGGAAACGGGCTGGGGATCGCGGTTGTCGTCGAATCGCAACGGGCACAAGACGTCTTGCCTGGCGAAGTCGCATCGCTGTGTCTCGTGCGTGTGGAACTAGAGTTCCAGGCGCGCCTCCGCGACGACAATGTCACGGTGTGA
- a CDS encoding outer membrane protein assembly factor BamB family protein: MRLMIAVCSIMLAAPTVWAGNWTNWRGPHFNGVADGSGYPIEWSDKQNVAWRINLPGRGSSTPIVWDNQIFLTCGIDEKNTVLAYDLHGKQLWSTTVGTEKPGKHKKASGSNSSCVTDGHSVFAYFKSGDLASIDFTGKTLWTINLQEKYGKDTLWWDLGTSPVLTKDNCVIAVMQTGGSYLVAINKEKGTEAWKVDRNLDAPEEAAQSYSTPLVVDEDGKETLIVLGADHVTAHRADNGAEIWRVGGLNPSQDKYFRSIASPAVLDGIVVAPYARGGTVTAIKLGGHGDVTKTNIAWQTKGDGPDVPTPAVANGRAYILSDKGMLTCVDLKSGKKIWSGQAEKNRHTFSSSPILADGKIFITREDGKTFVLAQGDEFKVLAANELNGAQTVASPVLVNGQILLRTDTHLYCIASK; encoded by the coding sequence ATGCGATTGATGATAGCCGTCTGCTCGATCATGCTCGCCGCCCCCACCGTCTGGGCCGGCAATTGGACAAACTGGCGAGGCCCTCATTTCAACGGCGTCGCGGATGGAAGCGGCTATCCCATCGAGTGGAGTGACAAGCAGAATGTCGCCTGGCGCATCAATCTCCCGGGACGCGGTTCGTCGACACCGATCGTCTGGGACAATCAAATTTTTCTAACCTGCGGAATCGACGAAAAAAACACGGTCCTCGCTTACGACCTGCACGGCAAACAACTCTGGAGCACGACCGTCGGAACAGAAAAGCCCGGCAAACACAAGAAAGCCTCGGGCAGCAATTCCTCCTGCGTCACGGATGGTCATTCGGTCTTCGCCTATTTCAAAAGTGGTGATCTGGCGAGCATTGATTTCACCGGCAAAACGCTCTGGACCATCAACCTGCAAGAAAAGTACGGCAAAGATACCCTGTGGTGGGACCTGGGAACCTCACCCGTCCTCACGAAAGACAACTGCGTCATCGCTGTGATGCAGACCGGCGGCTCGTACCTCGTCGCGATCAACAAAGAAAAGGGCACTGAAGCCTGGAAAGTCGATCGCAATCTCGACGCCCCCGAAGAAGCCGCTCAAAGCTATTCGACGCCACTGGTCGTTGACGAGGACGGCAAAGAAACCTTGATCGTCCTCGGCGCAGACCATGTCACGGCCCATCGCGCCGACAACGGTGCCGAAATCTGGCGCGTGGGTGGCCTGAATCCCTCGCAAGACAAATACTTTCGTTCCATTGCCTCACCCGCTGTGCTCGACGGCATCGTCGTGGCCCCGTACGCCCGCGGCGGAACCGTGACGGCCATCAAGCTCGGTGGACATGGCGACGTGACCAAAACCAACATCGCCTGGCAGACCAAGGGCGACGGACCCGACGTTCCCACCCCCGCTGTGGCGAACGGTCGCGCGTACATCCTGAGCGACAAAGGGATGCTGACCTGCGTCGATCTGAAATCCGGCAAGAAAATCTGGTCCGGACAAGCCGAAAAGAACCGCCACACCTTCAGCTCGTCCCCAATCCTGGCCGACGGAAAAATCTTCATCACGCGCGAAGATGGCAAGACGTTCGTGCTGGCCCAGGGCGATGAATTCAAAGTCCTCGCCGCCAACGAACTCAATGGAGCTCAAACCGTCGCCTCCCCGGTACTGGTCAACGGCCAGATCCTGCTCCGCACCGACACCCATCTGTACTGCATCGCCAGCAAATGA
- a CDS encoding type II toxin-antitoxin system TacA family antitoxin: MASLSRNDARINVRLPSELKQTIEEAASALGQTVSEFAISTVVREARQVLQDAQITRLTNRDRDQFLRALDAADAKPNAALKAAARRYGKLRG, from the coding sequence ATGGCAAGTCTCTCCCGAAATGATGCGCGGATCAATGTCCGGCTTCCGAGTGAATTGAAGCAGACCATCGAAGAGGCGGCTTCCGCTTTGGGGCAGACTGTCAGTGAGTTTGCGATCTCCACAGTCGTTCGCGAAGCCCGGCAGGTGCTCCAGGACGCTCAGATCACGCGTCTTACGAATCGGGATCGTGACCAATTCCTGCGGGCACTGGACGCCGCGGACGCGAAACCGAACGCAGCACTCAAAGCCGCAGCCCGTCGTTACGGAAAACTCCGTGGCTAA
- a CDS encoding DUF2971 domain-containing protein, with protein sequence MSIQAEDEHPFISPHDRTGFQPRHIMFDINGGLVPLPNGGNVTIWRYVGFAQFVSLLETQCLHFSRPDQFSDPFEGTVPRRLFEKLAKKYRDSNSVLGKCPTFSHDMFAMLTCVSCWHVSDHESDAMWKLYCKSGDGIAIRSSYKRLDECFNNNRSLQIDVGMVKYINFEEENLDDEEGFSTVFIKRNHFEHERELRAIVYPVSDDDDEEIVDLDAPTGSAFPTGRDIPVNLDTLIESVYVSPFGQGTFLSLVQSVVKRYGQKFPIYHSEMAKLPPAARKV encoded by the coding sequence GTGTCTATCCAAGCGGAGGATGAACACCCTTTTATCTCCCCGCATGACAGAACTGGTTTCCAACCGAGACACATCATGTTCGATATCAATGGTGGACTCGTGCCACTACCCAACGGCGGCAATGTCACGATCTGGCGGTATGTGGGTTTCGCTCAATTTGTGTCGCTTCTCGAAACTCAATGCCTCCATTTCTCAAGACCCGATCAGTTTTCAGATCCATTTGAAGGAACGGTTCCTCGACGTTTGTTTGAAAAATTAGCAAAGAAATATCGCGATTCAAATTCCGTGTTGGGAAAGTGCCCGACATTTTCTCACGACATGTTTGCAATGCTCACCTGCGTCAGTTGCTGGCACGTGAGTGATCATGAATCGGATGCTATGTGGAAGCTCTATTGTAAAAGCGGCGATGGCATCGCAATTCGATCTAGCTACAAGAGATTGGACGAATGCTTCAATAACAACCGCAGCCTTCAAATCGATGTGGGCATGGTGAAATACATCAACTTTGAAGAAGAGAACCTTGACGATGAAGAAGGTTTTTCGACGGTATTCATCAAACGCAATCATTTCGAGCATGAGAGGGAGTTGAGAGCTATTGTCTATCCGGTAAGCGATGATGACGACGAAGAAATTGTTGACCTGGACGCCCCGACTGGGTCCGCTTTTCCCACGGGGAGGGATATCCCCGTCAATCTCGATACATTGATTGAGAGCGTGTACGTCTCACCCTTTGGCCAAGGTACGTTCTTGTCGCTCGTCCAATCCGTCGTGAAGCGTTACGGCCAAAAGTTTCCCATTTACCATTCTGAAATGGCGAAGCTTCCACCGGCGGCGAGGAAGGTCTAG
- a CDS encoding GNAT family N-acetyltransferase: MAKSPVSSWIIEPFDRMRHDRSGFNCGIPMLNDWLTTKVSQFEKKDLARTYVLMETGSNLVKGYYALSNHTVIYESLTADQAKGLPQIDMPVVLIGRLAVDRSVQGRKLGESLLIDALRRAEYLAAKIGIRAVEVDAINPSARCFYERYGFLSLSDDPHHLFLPMHIIRKLQLPPL; the protein is encoded by the coding sequence GTGGCTAAATCGCCAGTCTCGTCCTGGATCATCGAACCTTTCGACCGGATGCGGCACGACAGGTCTGGCTTCAATTGCGGGATTCCCATGTTGAACGACTGGCTCACAACAAAGGTGAGTCAGTTCGAGAAGAAGGATCTGGCTCGGACCTATGTGCTGATGGAGACCGGCAGCAATTTGGTCAAAGGATACTATGCCCTCTCGAACCACACTGTGATCTATGAATCCTTGACTGCAGATCAGGCGAAGGGGCTACCGCAGATCGACATGCCCGTCGTGTTGATCGGTCGTTTGGCGGTCGATCGATCCGTACAGGGACGGAAGCTGGGCGAGTCTCTGCTGATCGACGCACTCCGCCGAGCGGAATATCTCGCCGCGAAGATCGGGATCAGGGCCGTGGAAGTGGATGCCATCAACCCGTCTGCAAGATGTTTCTACGAACGGTACGGATTCCTCAGCCTGTCCGACGATCCTCATCACCTCTTCCTGCCCATGCATATCATTCGCAAGCTGCAGTTGCCGCCGCTTTAG
- a CDS encoding transposase, giving the protein MARTARASQGGYVYHVLNRGNGRRDVFHKDGDFSAFVKLMREAHDKVPMRLVGYCLMTNHFHLVLWPHGDGDLSRWMQWLMTSHVRRYHLHYDGSGHVWQGRFKAFPIQADDHFLTVLRYVERNPLRANLVERSQDWEWSSLNPTARSGPEGLLSEGPVTKSDQWTRFVNGIETDAELTAIRQSVERGTPFGDADWNRVTAEQLGLEASLRPRGRPRLGVDGGAVGLE; this is encoded by the coding sequence ATGGCAAGAACCGCGCGAGCTTCGCAGGGTGGGTATGTGTATCACGTCCTCAATCGAGGAAATGGGCGGCGTGATGTCTTTCATAAAGATGGGGATTTTTCGGCGTTCGTGAAGTTGATGCGCGAGGCGCACGACAAGGTGCCGATGCGGCTTGTTGGTTATTGTTTGATGACCAATCATTTCCATCTCGTCCTGTGGCCCCATGGTGACGGTGATCTCAGTCGATGGATGCAGTGGCTGATGACGTCGCATGTTCGTCGATATCACCTTCATTACGACGGAAGTGGCCATGTCTGGCAGGGGCGGTTTAAGGCGTTTCCCATTCAGGCGGATGATCATTTCCTGACCGTGCTGCGGTATGTCGAACGGAATCCGTTGCGGGCAAATCTGGTGGAACGGAGTCAGGATTGGGAATGGTCGAGTCTCAACCCGACAGCACGGAGCGGTCCAGAAGGATTGTTGTCGGAAGGGCCGGTGACGAAATCGGATCAGTGGACGCGATTCGTGAATGGGATTGAGACTGACGCGGAGTTGACGGCGATCCGGCAGAGTGTTGAGCGGGGAACGCCGTTTGGAGATGCGGATTGGAACCGAGTGACGGCGGAGCAGCTTGGGCTTGAGGCGTCTTTGCGGCCGCGCGGTCGGCCTCGGTTGGGGGTGGATGGGGGTGCTGTTGGGTTGGAATGA